In Providencia zhijiangensis, a single window of DNA contains:
- a CDS encoding FAD-dependent oxidoreductase: MSSSNMGSPRLEPRKKALTIRKIEFVEIYQPMSGIEAQHQAQRCLSCGSPYCEWKCPLHNPIPNWLKLAGEGRILEAAELCHHTNSLPEICGRICPQERLCEAACVLNETFGSVTIGHLERYITDTAFEQGWRPDLSHVRETDKRVAIIGAGPAGLSCADVLARHGVQATVFDKHPEIGGLLTFGIPAFKLEKSIMQHRRRIFEEMGIIFKLNTEIGQHIPLETLLNEFDAVFIGTGTHHPVSGNLLNENAIGVYQALPYLVGNARHLLGYADDPRYPYVSLENKNVIVMGAGDTAMDCVRSAIRQGANQVSCVYRGDSSEMPATPREVLHAQEEGVQFHFHLQPIGVNTNSEGQLIGVHFTNTLSNSTKLEEITHSADVVIIAFGFESDDMPWISAHSIQRDTSGRIIAPRHHHYAYQTSHPKIFAGGDVVHGSDLVVTAIAEGRGAAEGIMSFLQV; the protein is encoded by the coding sequence ATGTCCTCTTCAAATATGGGTTCGCCTCGTCTTGAACCTCGAAAAAAAGCGCTGACGATCCGCAAAATTGAGTTTGTGGAAATTTACCAGCCAATGAGCGGCATTGAAGCTCAGCATCAAGCCCAGCGTTGCTTATCTTGCGGGAGCCCCTATTGTGAGTGGAAATGCCCGCTCCATAACCCTATCCCGAATTGGTTAAAACTAGCTGGAGAAGGTCGAATTCTTGAGGCAGCGGAGCTTTGTCATCACACCAACAGCTTGCCAGAAATTTGCGGTCGAATTTGCCCGCAAGAACGATTGTGTGAAGCCGCTTGTGTCCTGAATGAAACCTTTGGTTCTGTCACGATTGGGCATTTGGAGCGCTATATTACCGATACTGCGTTTGAACAAGGTTGGCGCCCTGACCTTTCCCATGTTAGGGAAACCGATAAGCGAGTCGCGATTATCGGTGCAGGCCCCGCAGGTCTTTCCTGTGCCGATGTGTTGGCTCGCCACGGCGTTCAAGCAACGGTGTTTGATAAACATCCTGAAATCGGCGGGTTACTCACTTTTGGTATACCTGCCTTTAAGTTAGAAAAGTCAATAATGCAGCATCGTCGACGCATTTTTGAAGAAATGGGGATTATCTTCAAACTCAACACCGAGATTGGGCAACATATCCCGTTAGAAACGTTACTCAATGAATTTGATGCTGTTTTTATTGGAACCGGCACCCATCACCCAGTTTCAGGCAATCTCCTCAACGAAAACGCTATAGGTGTTTATCAAGCACTTCCTTATTTAGTGGGCAATGCACGTCATTTATTAGGTTACGCTGACGATCCCCGATATCCTTACGTATCACTGGAAAATAAGAATGTGATTGTGATGGGCGCAGGAGATACCGCGATGGATTGTGTCCGTAGCGCTATTCGCCAAGGAGCCAACCAGGTCAGTTGTGTCTATCGAGGTGACTCTTCAGAAATGCCAGCAACACCGCGAGAAGTCCTACACGCCCAAGAGGAAGGCGTACAGTTTCATTTTCACTTACAACCCATTGGGGTTAACACTAACTCCGAGGGGCAACTTATCGGTGTTCATTTCACCAACACACTATCGAATTCCACTAAATTGGAAGAAATTACACACTCTGCTGATGTGGTCATTATTGCGTTTGGTTTTGAATCTGACGATATGCCGTGGATTAGCGCACATTCCATACAGCGCGATACGAGCGGTAGAATAATTGCCCCTCGTCATCATCATTATGCTTACCAGACTTCACACCCTAAAATTTTTGCAGGGGGGGATGTGGTACACGGTTCTGATTTAGTGGTAACAGCAATTGCCGAAGGGCGTGGAGCCGCAGAAGGAATAATGAGTTTTCTTCAGGTATAA
- the sspB gene encoding ClpXP protease specificity-enhancing factor encodes MMEMTPMTPRRPYLLRAHYEWLLDNDMTPHLVVDVTLPMVNVPMEFARDGQIVLNVAPRAVGNFEITNEEVRFNARFGGVPRQVYVPMAAIMAVYARENGAGMMFEPEAAYDEHFDGEENTTDEALSDNIVLVHDEATQTEEPSFPDDEPPRPPKGRPALRVVK; translated from the coding sequence ATGATGGAAATGACACCAATGACACCACGTCGCCCTTATCTGCTGCGCGCCCACTATGAGTGGTTGCTGGATAACGATATGACTCCGCATTTGGTGGTTGATGTCACTCTTCCCATGGTGAATGTTCCAATGGAATTTGCGCGTGATGGGCAAATTGTTTTAAATGTTGCCCCACGTGCAGTTGGTAACTTTGAAATTACCAACGAAGAAGTGCGGTTTAATGCGAGATTCGGTGGTGTACCTCGTCAGGTTTATGTACCAATGGCGGCTATCATGGCGGTATATGCGCGTGAAAATGGCGCTGGTATGATGTTTGAACCGGAAGCAGCTTATGATGAGCACTTTGATGGGGAAGAGAACACAACTGATGAAGCACTGTCTGACAACATCGTATTGGTTCATGATGAAGCCACTCAAACTGAAGAGCCTTCATTCCCAGATGATGAGCCACCAAGACCACCGAAAGGTCGTCCAGCGTTACGGGTTGTGAAATAA
- the sspA gene encoding stringent starvation protein SspA: protein MAVAPNKRSVMTLFSGPTDIFSHQVRIVLAEKGVSVEIEHVEPGHLPQDLIDLNPYQSVPTLVDRDLTLYDPHIIMEYLDERFPHPPLMPVYPVARGISRQLMHRIQKDWYSLMTKIEKGTAQEAESARRQLAEELIAVSPTFEHMQYFMSDEFSLADCYLAPLLWRLPVLGIELKPAISKHLQMYMQRVFERDSFLASLTELEREMRQSARG from the coding sequence ATGGCTGTTGCTCCTAATAAACGTTCGGTAATGACATTGTTTTCAGGCCCTACTGATATTTTTAGCCATCAAGTACGCATCGTACTCGCTGAAAAAGGTGTTAGTGTTGAGATTGAACATGTCGAGCCTGGTCACCTGCCTCAAGACCTTATTGATCTTAACCCGTATCAAAGCGTACCAACGCTGGTGGATCGCGATCTGACTCTGTATGACCCACATATCATCATGGAATACCTTGATGAGCGCTTCCCTCATCCACCGTTAATGCCAGTTTATCCAGTTGCACGTGGTATTAGCCGTCAGCTGATGCACCGTATCCAAAAAGACTGGTATTCACTGATGACAAAAATCGAGAAAGGAACTGCACAAGAAGCTGAAAGTGCGCGTCGTCAATTAGCTGAAGAGCTGATCGCAGTCTCTCCGACATTTGAACACATGCAATACTTTATGAGTGATGAATTCAGCTTAGCCGATTGCTATTTAGCACCGTTGTTATGGCGCTTACCTGTGTTAGGGATCGAATTAAAGCCTGCAATCAGCAAACATTTACAGATGTACATGCAGCGTGTATTTGAACGCGATTCATTTTTAGCATCATTAACTGAATTAGAGCGTGAAATGCGCCAGTCAGCACGAGGCTAA
- the rpsI gene encoding 30S ribosomal protein S9 produces the protein MAENQYYGTGRRKSSSARVFIKPGSGNITINQRTLEQYFGRETARMVVRQPLELVEMLEKLDLYITVKGGGISGQAGAIRHGITRALMAYDETLRSDLRKAGFVTRDARSVERKKVGLRKARRRPQFSKR, from the coding sequence ATGGCTGAAAATCAATACTACGGCACTGGTCGCCGCAAAAGCTCATCTGCTCGTGTCTTTATTAAGCCGGGTAGCGGTAACATCACAATCAATCAACGTACACTGGAACAATACTTTGGTCGCGAAACTGCGCGCATGGTAGTTCGTCAGCCGTTAGAACTGGTTGAAATGTTAGAAAAACTGGACCTGTACATCACTGTTAAAGGTGGTGGTATCTCTGGTCAGGCAGGCGCAATCCGTCACGGTATTACACGTGCACTGATGGCTTATGACGAGACTCTTCGTTCTGATCTGCGTAAAGCTGGTTTCGTTACCCGTGATGCGCGTTCTGTTGAACGTAAGAAAGTGGGTCTGCGTAAAGCACGTCGTCGTCCACAGTTCTCCAAACGTTAA
- the rplM gene encoding 50S ribosomal protein L13: MKTFTAKPETVKRDWYVVDADGKTLGRLATEIASRLRGKHKAEYTPHVDTGDYIIVLNAEKIAVTGKKREDKIYYRHTGHIGGIKQATFEEMIARSPERVLEIAVKGMLPKGPLGRAMYRKLKVYAGNEHNHAAQQPQVLDI, encoded by the coding sequence CGACTGGTATGTTGTTGATGCAGATGGCAAAACTTTAGGCCGTCTTGCAACTGAAATTGCTAGCCGTCTGCGCGGTAAGCATAAAGCGGAATATACTCCGCACGTGGATACTGGTGATTACATCATCGTTCTGAATGCAGAAAAAATTGCTGTTACCGGCAAAAAACGCGAAGACAAAATCTACTATCGCCACACTGGCCATATTGGTGGAATCAAGCAAGCAACTTTCGAAGAGATGATTGCTCGTAGTCCTGAGCGTGTGCTTGAAATCGCGGTTAAAGGCATGTTGCCAAAAGGACCTCTGGGTCGTGCAATGTACCGTAAACTGAAAGTTTACGCAGGTAATGAGCACAACCACGCGGCACAACAACCGCAAGTTCTTGACATTTAA